From a single Bernardetia sp. genomic region:
- the der gene encoding ribosome biogenesis GTPase Der: MSNIVAIVGRPNVGKSTLFNRLVEERKAIMHDESGVTRDRHYGQGQWNGKFFTLIDTGGYVVGSDDVFERAIREQVEIAMEEASVILFMVDTHTGINPLDEEFVKVLRRSDKPIYLVANKVESMEHRNNSAEFYNLGIGELFPVSSQTGSGTGDLLDAVVSNFEEEGEENPNEGLPKIAILGRPNVGKSSFLNILLGEERTIVSDVSGTTRDSIDTHYKAYGKEFILTDTAGMRRKSKVKENIEFYSVMRSLKALDECDVAVIMIDTTQKLESQDLTLIRLAIERHKGVVLIANKWDLVEKDSKTAHEFTNDMKERLGMASWIPIIFTSMLTKQRVFKSIETAIDVFEERSKQISTSKLNNVLLPDIKRTPPPVHRGKNINIKYITQLKGSAPLFAFFTNYPKHVHESYKRFLENKIREHFGFEGVPIRIIFKEK; encoded by the coding sequence AAATATTGTAGCCATCGTAGGACGACCAAATGTCGGAAAATCCACACTTTTTAATCGCTTAGTCGAAGAGCGTAAAGCCATTATGCACGATGAGAGTGGTGTTACTAGAGATAGGCACTATGGACAAGGGCAGTGGAACGGCAAATTTTTTACACTCATAGATACAGGTGGATACGTTGTCGGTTCTGATGATGTCTTTGAAAGGGCAATTCGTGAGCAAGTAGAAATTGCGATGGAAGAAGCAAGTGTAATTCTTTTTATGGTCGATACGCATACGGGTATAAATCCATTAGATGAAGAATTTGTAAAAGTGCTTCGTCGTTCAGATAAGCCTATTTATCTAGTTGCTAATAAGGTAGAATCTATGGAGCATAGAAACAATTCTGCCGAATTTTACAATTTAGGAATTGGAGAACTTTTCCCTGTATCTTCTCAAACAGGCTCTGGAACAGGCGATTTATTAGATGCAGTAGTTTCTAATTTTGAAGAAGAAGGAGAAGAAAACCCAAATGAAGGCTTACCAAAAATTGCTATTCTAGGTCGCCCAAATGTAGGTAAATCATCATTTTTGAATATTCTTTTAGGAGAAGAAAGAACTATTGTCTCTGATGTTTCTGGAACAACAAGAGATTCTATCGATACACACTACAAGGCTTATGGAAAAGAATTTATCTTGACCGATACGGCTGGAATGCGACGAAAATCTAAGGTGAAAGAAAATATTGAGTTTTATTCGGTGATGCGTTCCTTGAAGGCATTAGATGAGTGTGATGTGGCAGTCATTATGATTGACACGACACAAAAACTAGAATCACAAGACCTTACACTTATTCGTTTGGCAATAGAAAGACATAAAGGCGTTGTTTTGATTGCTAATAAATGGGATTTGGTAGAAAAAGATTCCAAAACAGCACACGAGTTTACCAACGATATGAAGGAAAGGCTAGGCATGGCTTCTTGGATTCCAATTATTTTTACTTCTATGCTTACCAAGCAACGTGTTTTCAAAAGTATCGAAACGGCGATTGACGTTTTTGAGGAAAGAAGCAAGCAAATTTCTACTTCAAAGCTCAATAATGTTTTGTTACCAGACATAAAAAGGACTCCACCACCTGTTCATCGTGGAAAAAATATAAATATCAAATATATTACTCAACTTAAAGGTTCTGCCCCTCTGTTTGCTTTCTTTACCAATTATCCAAAACACGTACACGAGTCGTATAAGCGATTTTTAGAGAATAAAATTCGTGAACATTTTGGTTTTGAGGGCGTACCTATCCGAATTATTTTTAAAGAAAAATAG